The following proteins are co-located in the Microcystis wesenbergii NRERC-220 genome:
- a CDS encoding AAA family ATPase, which yields MKVKIKNLGILKQAEFSLGDLTIICGGNNTGKTYATYALFGFLDNWRRLLTGPRFGLKEKIEQLLSDGVISLDLQEYVQQCESIITTGCQRYVQQIPEVFAANEERFKNVDFQIELNFDNIQFQDKYEKKISTAIWEIISISKPENEPYLSIALLTETETEKINLGGDFLEYIEYIISNSIQDIIFSQFFPRPFIASAERTGAAIFRKELNFARNRLLEEISKNSNFNPRELLFNVSQDYALPVKKNVDFTRQIETIVKKNSFIAENHPSILEDFADIIGGQYMITSNDELYYIPKGKKLRLSMDESSSAVRSLLDIGFYLRHEARIGDLLIVDEPELNLHPENQRRIAKLFARLINIGIKVFITTHSDYIIKEINTLIMLNHNKPHLKQIAAEEGYRQEELLSANQVKVYIAEEDSKMLKGQKRKTKFNTLTPAKIDPEMGIEARSFDTNIENMNRIQTAIIWGEE from the coding sequence ATGAAAGTTAAAATTAAAAATCTTGGCATTTTAAAACAGGCAGAATTCAGTCTAGGCGACCTCACAATTATCTGTGGTGGTAATAATACAGGTAAAACTTATGCTACCTACGCTTTATTCGGTTTTTTAGACAATTGGCGAAGACTATTAACGGGGCCAAGATTTGGACTCAAAGAAAAAATTGAGCAACTACTTTCTGATGGTGTAATTAGTCTCGATCTACAGGAGTATGTTCAACAGTGTGAAAGTATTATTACTACAGGTTGTCAAAGATATGTTCAACAAATACCTGAAGTTTTTGCGGCTAACGAGGAGAGGTTTAAAAATGTTGATTTTCAGATAGAATTAAATTTTGACAATATTCAATTTCAAGATAAGTATGAAAAGAAAATTAGTACAGCAATATGGGAAATTATCTCGATTAGCAAACCTGAAAATGAGCCTTATTTATCCATTGCATTATTAACAGAAACAGAAACAGAAAAAATAAATCTGGGAGGTGATTTTCTTGAATATATCGAATATATCATTTCCAACAGCATCCAAGATATAATTTTCTCTCAGTTTTTTCCCAGGCCATTTATTGCTAGTGCAGAAAGGACAGGAGCGGCAATTTTTCGCAAAGAGTTAAATTTTGCTCGTAATCGTTTACTGGAAGAAATTAGTAAAAATAGCAATTTTAATCCTAGGGAACTGTTATTTAATGTTTCTCAGGATTATGCGCTACCAGTCAAAAAAAATGTAGATTTTACTAGACAAATAGAAACAATTGTCAAAAAAAATAGCTTTATCGCCGAAAATCATCCCAGTATTTTAGAAGATTTTGCCGATATTATTGGTGGTCAATATATGATTACTAGCAATGATGAACTTTATTACATTCCTAAAGGAAAAAAACTTAGACTATCGATGGATGAAAGTTCTAGTGCTGTACGTTCTCTTTTAGACATTGGCTTTTATTTAAGACACGAAGCTCGAATCGGAGATTTGTTGATAGTAGATGAACCTGAATTAAATCTCCATCCAGAAAATCAACGCCGTATCGCTAAACTTTTCGCTCGACTGATCAACATTGGTATTAAAGTTTTTATCACTACTCACAGTGATTATATTATCAAAGAAATCAACACATTAATTATGCTTAACCATAATAAACCACACCTGAAACAAATTGCCGCAGAAGAAGGCTATAGACAAGAGGAATTATTATCGGCTAATCAAGTTAAAGTCTATATTGCTGAAGAAGATTCAAAGATGTTGAAAGGACAAAAAAGAAAAACCAAATTTAACACTTTAACTCCCGCTAAAATTGATCCAGAAATGGGTATTGAGGCGCGCAGTTTTGATACTAATATCGAAAATATGAATCGTATTCAAACGGCTATTATTTGGGGTGAGGAGTAA
- a CDS encoding pseudouridine synthase — protein sequence MNKYILFYKPYDVLCQFTDENGRSTLKDYIPIPNIYSVGRLDRDSEGLLLLTDNGQLQHRLGHRQFAHPRTYWVQVERIPDLNALEKLRQGLPIQDYRTRPAIVNLLDFEPDLPPREPPIRYRKSVPTAWLEITLTEGRNRQVRRMTAAVGYPTLRLIRTAITIDKNNKLCLTGLQPGQWREVTEKERKALERL from the coding sequence TTGAATAAATATATCCTTTTTTATAAACCCTACGATGTATTATGTCAGTTTACTGATGAAAATGGGCGCTCGACTTTAAAAGATTATATTCCCATCCCAAATATCTATTCTGTCGGTCGTTTAGATAGGGACAGCGAGGGATTATTATTACTCACAGATAACGGTCAATTACAGCATCGTTTGGGTCATCGTCAATTTGCTCATCCGCGCACCTATTGGGTACAAGTCGAAAGAATTCCAGACCTAAACGCTTTAGAAAAATTGCGTCAAGGTCTTCCTATTCAGGATTATCGCACTCGACCGGCAATAGTTAATTTACTAGATTTTGAACCAGATTTACCCCCGAGAGAGCCACCGATTCGTTATCGAAAATCTGTTCCCACCGCTTGGTTAGAAATTACCTTAACTGAGGGAAGAAATCGTCAGGTAAGACGGATGACGGCTGCCGTTGGTTATCCCACTTTAAGATTAATTAGAACAGCCATTACTATTGACAAAAACAATAAATTATGCTTAACAGGATTACAACCCGGTCAATGGCGAGAAGTGACTGAAAAAGAGAGAAAAGCCTTGGAAAGGTTATAA
- a CDS encoding ABC transporter permease, whose translation MKLAQAQTILTDTLTVFWGEWLDLRARVLQIAATGLVSPLIYIIGFGLGLGSALDRSMKPSIGDSYLEFILPGMVALSSMAISFGGTTFSICGDRLFSKTFEELLLLPVHPLSLFLGKVFAGILRGVMTSASVILVAILFTGKFVSFLNPLFLLVLILNCAVFAGLGAIVGLRVTSIESVGLYNNFLIVPMSFLGATFFDPQTLPWALKIIVYALPLTYASLGLRAAAYDINQFPWFAIPILLIVAILLSIVGAYQFSHQRD comes from the coding sequence GTGAAACTAGCTCAAGCTCAGACGATATTAACAGACACTTTAACCGTATTTTGGGGAGAATGGCTAGATTTAAGGGCGAGAGTCCTTCAGATCGCCGCCACAGGTTTAGTTTCTCCCCTAATCTATATTATCGGTTTCGGGTTGGGGTTGGGAAGCGCCCTCGATCGCTCGATGAAACCCTCGATCGGCGATTCCTATCTAGAATTTATTTTACCCGGAATGGTGGCCCTGTCCTCAATGGCGATCAGTTTCGGGGGAACCACCTTTTCCATCTGTGGCGATCGCTTATTTAGTAAAACCTTCGAGGAATTATTATTGCTTCCCGTCCATCCCCTCTCATTATTTTTAGGCAAAGTTTTCGCGGGGATTTTGCGCGGTGTAATGACTTCTGCATCAGTGATTCTCGTTGCTATCTTATTTACAGGAAAATTTGTCAGTTTTCTCAATCCCCTCTTTTTATTAGTTTTAATCTTAAATTGTGCCGTCTTTGCCGGTTTAGGGGCAATTGTCGGATTGCGAGTTACATCCATCGAAAGTGTCGGTCTGTATAATAACTTTTTAATCGTGCCGATGTCTTTTTTAGGAGCAACTTTTTTCGATCCCCAAACCTTACCCTGGGCATTAAAAATTATTGTTTATGCCTTGCCCCTCACCTATGCTAGTCTGGGATTAAGAGCCGCAGCCTACGATATTAATCAATTTCCTTGGTTCGCTATCCCCATTTTATTAATCGTCGCTATTCTTCTCTCGATTGTCGGTGCTTATCAATTCTCCCATCAACGGGATTAA
- a CDS encoding serine/threonine-protein kinase: protein MKPCYCINPDCSQPGHPSNNNSNTRYCQSCGSQLLLNGKYRVSRLLSDTTGFGIVYEAFEGFTAKILKVLQEKWNNQPKAVELFKREYDVLLELSRQNVTGVPRADAYFQYSTREGKILHCLVMEKVEGIDLEQWLNQYDILSQKRALKWLREITLILDKIHQQNWLHRDIKPPNIMMRNSGELVLIDFGTAREETQTYHQKVKGQQVTGITSAGYTPNEQQHGQAVIQSDFHALGRTFVHLLTGKHPLEIYDPINDVLPWREETENIHPLLLDFIDELMGRLPKNRPANTRVILQRLDEIERQLKLPPITPTITSPPPNPQPVVTQKQSPVIPKINSSPPVSPVPVPKKTPAQPVKNNNLRNRMNALGGVLLLGIGITQVYGYFKYDEFPASPQLLISGLSSLRFLEKTLTGHSNSVESVAYSLDGRYLASRSVNNWFGGRTIKIWEVATGKQLPTHSLMGSFVEPMVSPDGRYLASQSHDNTIKIWEVATGKELRTLTGHSDWVRSVVYSPDGRYLASASSDKTIKIWQVATGKQLRTLTGHSRGVRSVVYSPDGRYLASGSVDNTIKIWDVVTGKQLRTLTGHSNVVWSVVYSPDGRYLASRSGDKTIKIWEVATGKQLRTLTGHSEGVLSVVYSPDGRYLASRSGDKTIKIWEVATGKELRTLTGHSGSVRSVVYSPDGRYLASGSGDKTIKIWRVGQ from the coding sequence ATGAAACCCTGTTACTGCATTAATCCCGATTGTTCTCAACCAGGGCATCCGAGTAATAATAACTCGAATACTCGTTACTGTCAAAGTTGCGGCTCTCAATTGTTGTTAAATGGTAAATATAGGGTGAGTCGGTTATTGAGTGATACGACCGGTTTTGGCATTGTTTATGAGGCTTTTGAAGGTTTTACAGCCAAAATCCTCAAGGTATTACAAGAAAAATGGAATAATCAACCGAAAGCAGTGGAATTATTTAAACGGGAATATGACGTTTTATTAGAGTTGAGTCGTCAAAATGTCACCGGTGTTCCTCGAGCAGATGCCTATTTTCAATATTCCACGAGAGAAGGGAAAATATTACACTGTTTAGTTATGGAAAAAGTGGAGGGTATTGATTTAGAACAGTGGCTAAACCAGTATGATATTTTAAGTCAAAAACGAGCCTTAAAATGGCTGAGAGAAATTACTTTAATTCTCGATAAAATTCATCAACAGAATTGGCTGCATCGAGATATTAAACCTCCTAATATCATGATGCGGAATAGTGGCGAGTTGGTGTTAATTGATTTTGGCACAGCAAGGGAAGAAACCCAAACCTATCATCAAAAGGTAAAAGGTCAACAGGTGACAGGTATTACCTCAGCCGGATATACCCCCAATGAACAACAACATGGTCAAGCAGTGATTCAATCAGATTTTCATGCTTTAGGACGAACTTTTGTGCATTTATTAACCGGAAAACATCCTTTAGAAATTTATGATCCGATTAATGATGTTTTACCTTGGCGAGAAGAAACGGAAAATATTCACCCGTTATTGTTGGATTTTATTGACGAGTTGATGGGAAGATTGCCAAAGAATAGACCGGCTAATACTAGGGTTATTTTACAACGTTTAGATGAGATTGAACGGCAATTAAAGTTACCTCCTATAACTCCTACTATAACATCTCCACCACCAAATCCGCAGCCTGTTGTAACTCAAAAACAATCGCCAGTTATTCCTAAGATTAATTCTTCTCCGCCAGTTTCACCCGTACCTGTACCCAAAAAAACACCAGCACAACCGGTTAAAAATAATAATCTGAGAAATAGAATGAATGCTCTTGGTGGCGTTTTGTTATTAGGGATAGGAATAACCCAAGTTTACGGTTATTTTAAATATGACGAATTTCCTGCTAGTCCTCAATTATTAATATCTGGTTTATCTAGTCTTCGCTTCTTAGAGAAAACCCTTACTGGTCATTCTAACTCAGTTGAATCAGTAGCATATAGTCTCGATGGCCGCTATTTAGCTAGTCGTAGTGTGAACAACTGGTTCGGGGGTAGAACTATCAAAATTTGGGAAGTAGCAACGGGAAAACAATTGCCTACCCATAGCCTTATGGGTAGCTTTGTTGAACCAATGGTTAGTCCCGATGGCCGCTATTTAGCTAGTCAGAGTCATGACAATACTATCAAAATTTGGGAGGTAGCAACCGGAAAAGAACTGCGTACCCTTACTGGTCATTCTGACTGGGTTAGGTCAGTAGTATATAGTCCCGATGGCCGCTATTTAGCTAGTGCGAGTAGTGACAAAACTATCAAAATTTGGCAGGTAGCAACGGGAAAACAATTGCGTACCCTTACTGGTCATTCTCGCGGGGTTAGGTCAGTGGTATATAGTCCCGATGGCCGCTATTTAGCTAGTGGGAGTGTTGACAATACTATCAAAATTTGGGATGTAGTAACGGGAAAACAATTGCGTACTCTTACTGGTCATTCTAATGTGGTTTGGTCAGTAGTATATAGTCCCGATGGCCGCTATTTAGCTAGTCGTAGTGGTGACAAAACTATCAAAATTTGGGAAGTAGCAACGGGAAAACAATTGCGTACCCTTACTGGTCATTCTGAAGGGGTTTTGTCAGTGGTATATAGTCCCGATGGCCGCTATTTAGCTAGTCGTAGTGGTGACAAAACTATCAAAATTTGGGAAGTAGCGACCGGAAAAGAATTGCGTACCCTTACTGGTCATTCTGGTAGTGTTAGGTCAGTGGTATATAGTCCCGATGGCCGCTATTTAGCTAGTGGGAGTGGTGACAAAACTATCAAAATTTGGCGAGTGGGACAGTAA
- a CDS encoding type II toxin-antitoxin system VapB family antitoxin: protein MMTNIIIDDQLMADALKATGLKTKQEVVELGLKTLIRLKQQEKIKAFKGKLKWEGNLEEMRHNQ, encoded by the coding sequence ATGATGACTAACATTATCATTGATGACCAACTCATGGCTGATGCTCTTAAAGCTACTGGTTTAAAGACTAAACAAGAAGTTGTTGAATTGGGTCTTAAGACTTTGATTCGGCTCAAACAACAGGAGAAAATTAAAGCCTTTAAAGGTAAGCTTAAATGGGAAGGAAACCTTGAGGAAATGAGGCACAATCAATGA
- the vapC gene encoding type II toxin-antitoxin system VapC family toxin, with product MRGQLIILTEVLQGFRSDKDYQIAYRLLTSLTIYDLLGLRMALKSADNYRQLRKKGITIRKTADVIIASFCIENNLPLLFSDKDFIPFVKHLKLISACPTTNDER from the coding sequence ATGCGCGGGCAGCTTATTATTCTCACCGAAGTTCTCCAAGGTTTTAGGAGTGATAAGGATTATCAAATAGCCTATCGCTTACTAACTTCATTGACTATTTATGATTTACTAGGTTTGAGAATGGCATTGAAAAGCGCGGACAATTATCGCCAGTTACGCAAGAAGGGGATAACTATTAGGAAAACTGCTGATGTTATTATTGCTTCCTTTTGTATTGAAAATAATCTTCCGCTGCTTTTTTCAGATAAAGATTTTATTCCTTTCGTGAAGCACTTAAAGCTAATTTCAGCTTGTCCTACTACTAATGATGAACGATGA
- a CDS encoding DUF433 domain-containing protein, with translation MENQLLQRITLDLNICHGKPCLRGLRYPVEFILELLSSGMSIEDILADYDDLEREDILAALLFATRLTQVKSIYQIAP, from the coding sequence ATGGAAAACCAACTTTTGCAGCGAATCACCCTCGATTTAAATATCTGTCATGGCAAACCTTGCCTTCGAGGATTGCGTTATCCTGTTGAATTTATCCTAGAATTACTTAGTTCTGGCATGAGTATCGAAGACATTTTAGCCGACTACGATGATTTGGAACGGGAGGATATTCTAGCCGCGTTATTGTTTGCCACTCGGTTGACTCAGGTAAAAAGTATCTACCAAATTGCACCATGA
- a CDS encoding response regulator transcription factor, translating to MDTPAKVLLVDDEPGVRESVQAYLQYGDDFEVRTASNANEAWDLLNQEIPELVISDIMMPQVDGYQFLKKLREDARFQTIPVVFLTARGMTSDRIQGYNAGCDAYLSKPFDPEELEALIKSLIERRRQSLQATSENARLEEIARDIRELKQQVGQQNTFTTTPPPIKIDLTPREQSVLDLVAEGLMNKEIASRLETSVRNVEKYVSRLFSKTGTNSRTELVRFALKHGLTS from the coding sequence ATGGATACACCTGCGAAAGTTTTGTTAGTGGATGACGAACCGGGGGTTCGTGAATCTGTGCAAGCATATCTACAGTACGGGGATGACTTCGAGGTAAGAACTGCTAGTAATGCTAACGAAGCCTGGGATTTACTCAATCAAGAAATTCCGGAATTAGTCATCTCCGATATTATGATGCCGCAGGTGGATGGCTATCAGTTTCTCAAGAAATTGCGCGAAGATGCTCGTTTTCAGACAATTCCCGTGGTTTTTCTCACTGCTAGGGGGATGACGAGCGATCGCATTCAGGGTTATAATGCCGGTTGTGATGCTTATTTATCCAAGCCTTTCGATCCCGAAGAATTAGAAGCATTAATCAAGTCTTTAATCGAGCGCCGTCGTCAATCCTTGCAAGCCACCAGCGAAAACGCTAGATTAGAAGAAATTGCCCGAGATATCCGGGAATTAAAACAGCAGGTGGGACAACAGAACACTTTTACTACTACTCCCCCCCCGATTAAAATTGACCTTACCCCCCGGGAACAAAGCGTTTTAGATTTAGTAGCGGAGGGATTGATGAATAAAGAAATTGCCAGTCGTCTAGAAACCAGCGTCAGAAACGTAGAAAAATACGTCAGTCGCTTATTTAGCAAGACTGGTACTAATAGTCGCACGGAATTGGTACGTTTTGCCCTAAAACACGGTTTAACCAGTTAA
- a CDS encoding putative PEP-binding protein, whose protein sequence is MTILCWLDRISASDRPLVGEKAFIASELHQRGYPIIRGFAIFNRIFAEFLETINNADSFLTDFPQSSLYLDVDDAKALQLVAKESRRAILQAQIPPLWLEELGAAVAQLSMDTLVWRFSLPANLARRTLGLFSAPISGIKADNLENALKQAWAELFTARSLFYWRKMGIGLENIQLSLLVQPLLPANCAGNLLINEDNWKIQAVWGLVHSLVNGEVAPDTYIIDRSGQLRSRQLGNKSRAYYLNSDSNLLVPQLLAPSLQESYCLDNFALDRLCQLAQSLLTEKPTLTSIEWLMMLDGQIYILNCHSQEITATTCHYPLRGLGASPGLASGVAKVISNFDSPEANFQDCILVTTNLPPKKLPHLRQIRAMITEQGGLTSHGAILARELAIPAVVGVKNATEIIRSGEIILVDGTRGIISLASQEQISLPPPPPRETDGTAIATRLMVNLSQTESIAGIQELPIDGIGLLRSEWMILELLSQRNLEEWLTPEHQEALLERLSDLIAQFALSIQPKPLFYRSFDAQHSTKDSRGTHGYILDPTLFDLELQALRRVQTTSATNINLLLPFVRGVEEFIFCRQRVQSALLTQVPSFQLGIMVEVPGVIFQLADYVQAGVQLIAIGTNDLTQLLLGSDREHFSEYFNARHPAVRAALKQIITQAKVLQIPCSVCGMAIVQYPEIIDDLIAWGVTSLSVDREAVLATREAIVRAERRFLLENSR, encoded by the coding sequence GTGACCATTCTCTGCTGGCTCGATCGCATTAGTGCTTCTGATCGCCCCCTGGTGGGGGAAAAAGCTTTTATTGCCAGTGAATTACACCAGCGAGGATACCCAATTATCAGGGGATTTGCCATTTTTAACCGCATTTTCGCGGAATTTTTGGAAACTATCAACAATGCTGACTCGTTTCTGACTGATTTTCCGCAGTCTTCCCTCTATTTAGACGTAGATGACGCCAAAGCTCTGCAATTAGTCGCCAAAGAGAGTCGGCGGGCCATTTTACAAGCGCAAATTCCTCCTCTCTGGTTAGAAGAACTAGGGGCGGCCGTGGCACAATTATCCATGGATACCCTAGTATGGCGCTTTTCCCTACCAGCTAATCTGGCTCGGCGAACTCTCGGTTTATTTTCCGCCCCAATCAGTGGAATTAAAGCAGATAATCTAGAAAATGCCCTAAAACAAGCTTGGGCGGAGTTATTCACCGCCAGAAGTCTATTTTATTGGCGAAAAATGGGAATTGGTTTAGAAAACATTCAATTATCTTTACTGGTACAACCGTTATTACCGGCTAATTGTGCGGGAAATCTGTTGATTAATGAGGATAACTGGAAAATTCAGGCGGTTTGGGGTTTAGTACACAGTTTAGTTAATGGAGAAGTGGCACCGGATACCTACATTATCGATCGCTCTGGTCAATTACGCAGTCGGCAATTAGGCAATAAATCCAGGGCTTATTATCTCAATAGTGACAGTAATCTGCTCGTACCACAATTATTAGCACCCAGTTTACAGGAAAGCTACTGTTTAGATAATTTCGCCCTCGATCGCCTTTGTCAGCTGGCTCAATCTCTGCTGACGGAAAAACCGACGTTAACCAGCATAGAATGGCTGATGATGCTGGATGGTCAAATTTATATTCTTAACTGTCACAGTCAGGAAATCACCGCTACTACCTGCCATTATCCCTTAAGAGGATTAGGGGCATCCCCAGGGTTGGCATCGGGAGTGGCAAAAGTGATCAGCAATTTCGACTCCCCAGAGGCAAATTTTCAGGATTGCATTTTGGTTACTACTAATTTACCTCCCAAAAAACTGCCCCATTTACGCCAAATTCGGGCAATGATCACGGAACAGGGGGGATTAACTAGCCATGGAGCCATTTTAGCCCGGGAATTAGCCATTCCTGCCGTTGTCGGGGTGAAAAATGCCACGGAAATTATCCGCTCAGGCGAGATAATTTTAGTAGATGGTACGAGGGGAATTATTTCTCTAGCATCTCAGGAACAGATTTCCTTACCCCCTCCACCCCCCAGAGAAACCGACGGCACGGCAATTGCTACCCGTTTGATGGTTAATCTCAGTCAAACTGAAAGTATTGCCGGAATCCAAGAACTGCCTATTGATGGGATCGGTTTATTGCGCTCAGAATGGATGATTTTAGAGTTACTTTCTCAGCGTAATCTAGAAGAATGGTTAACGCCAGAGCATCAAGAAGCATTGCTCGAGAGATTAAGTGATTTAATCGCACAATTTGCCCTTAGTATCCAGCCTAAGCCTTTATTTTACCGTTCTTTTGATGCTCAACATTCGACTAAAGACAGTCGGGGAACCCATGGTTATATATTAGATCCGACTCTATTCGATCTGGAATTGCAAGCTTTACGACGGGTACAAACCACCAGCGCCACCAATATTAATTTACTGCTTCCCTTTGTCCGCGGGGTTGAGGAATTTATTTTTTGCCGGCAACGGGTACAATCGGCTTTACTCACTCAAGTCCCTTCTTTCCAATTGGGGATAATGGTGGAAGTACCGGGGGTAATCTTTCAATTAGCGGATTATGTGCAAGCGGGGGTACAGTTAATCGCTATTGGTACTAATGATTTAACTCAATTACTTTTAGGTAGCGATCGAGAACATTTCTCAGAATATTTTAACGCCCGTCATCCCGCAGTCAGGGCAGCTTTAAAACAAATTATCACTCAAGCAAAAGTTTTACAGATTCCCTGTTCCGTTTGCGGTATGGCCATCGTCCAGTATCCTGAAATTATCGATGATCTGATTGCTTGGGGTGTGACTTCTCTTTCGGTGGATAGGGAGGCAGTTTTAGCCACTAGAGAGGCAATTGTTCGCGCCGAAAGAAGGTTTTTATTGGAAAATAGCAGATAA